Proteins from a genomic interval of uncultured Desulfuromusa sp.:
- a CDS encoding ABC transporter permease, giving the protein MSQVFIRKKVRRALIQILRLLSMVGITFFGLLLVTFLIGRVVPIDPVLAVVGDKASHEVYERARIEMGLHLPLWQQFFIYMKSVLRGDLGVSVLTAKPVLDDIFRVFPATMELAFLATFIGVLVGIPLGVLSAVKRGGLLDHIARVVGLLGYSLPIFWLALLALMFFYARFDLLPGPGRLDVFYEDIIDPVTGFMLIDCLLAKDWEIFKNAFYHLIMPATLLGYYSMAYISRMTRSFMIEQLRQEYILTARVKGVAEWKVVWSHALGNCAIPLITVVALSFGTLLEGSVLTETVFSWPGLGLYLTSSLLNADMNSVLGSTIVVGAIFLGVNLFSDLLYKIMDPRAR; this is encoded by the coding sequence ATGAGTCAAGTTTTTATAAGAAAAAAAGTAAGAAGAGCTTTAATTCAGATATTGCGACTTCTCTCTATGGTTGGAATAACTTTTTTCGGACTTCTTCTCGTTACTTTTCTTATCGGCCGGGTTGTCCCGATTGACCCGGTTCTGGCCGTTGTTGGTGATAAGGCCTCGCATGAGGTATACGAACGAGCCCGGATCGAGATGGGTCTCCATCTGCCACTCTGGCAGCAATTTTTCATTTATATGAAAAGTGTATTGCGTGGTGACCTGGGAGTTTCTGTTCTTACGGCAAAACCTGTATTGGATGACATCTTTCGTGTTTTTCCTGCAACCATGGAACTTGCGTTTTTAGCGACATTTATTGGAGTTCTGGTCGGTATCCCTTTAGGAGTTCTTTCTGCTGTAAAACGGGGTGGTCTTCTGGATCATATTGCTCGTGTCGTCGGCCTGCTTGGCTACTCCCTTCCCATCTTCTGGCTGGCCCTTTTGGCTCTCATGTTCTTTTATGCCCGGTTTGATCTGCTCCCGGGGCCAGGTCGACTTGATGTTTTCTATGAAGATATTATTGATCCGGTCACGGGGTTTATGCTGATTGATTGTCTGCTTGCGAAAGACTGGGAGATTTTCAAAAATGCATTTTACCACCTGATTATGCCGGCAACATTGTTGGGCTATTACAGTATGGCCTATATCTCCCGGATGACTCGCTCTTTTATGATTGAGCAGTTACGTCAGGAATATATCCTCACAGCCCGGGTGAAAGGTGTTGCTGAATGGAAAGTTGTCTGGAGCCATGCTCTGGGTAATTGTGCTATTCCTTTGATTACAGTTGTGGCCTTGAGCTTTGGAACCCTGCTTGAAGGTTCTGTTTTGACCGAGACTGTTTTTTCCTGGCCAGGGCTCGGGCTTTACCTGACGAGTTCATTGCTTAACGCTGATATGAATTCAGTGCTGGGAAGCACAATTGTTGTTGGTGCAATTTTTCTCGGAGTGAATCTTTTTTCTGATCTGCTGTATAAAATTATGGATCCAAGGGCACGCTGA
- the nikC gene encoding nickel transporter permease, with product MAQLSSKTMHVKQWLLADSPGSALQANAGRIYLGLLDFLKNRLAVLGLLIIVILGLTALFAPYIAPFDPIATDLTQRLQPLSTDHLFGTDEFGRDIFSRVVWGSRLTLYVIGLVAIIAAPIGIIVGTVSGYFGGFIDTVLMRMTDIFLAFPKLILALAFVAALGPGIENAIIAIAITSWPPYARIARGETITIRNSNFIRAIQLQGAGSVRIITGHIMPLCLSSLIVRVTLDMAGIILTAAGLGFLGLGAQPPSPEWGAMTSSGRAYILDHWWIITMPGTAIFIVSLAFNLLGDGLREVLDPKSDA from the coding sequence ATGGCTCAACTGTCCTCTAAAACAATGCATGTTAAACAATGGTTGTTAGCTGATTCCCCAGGTTCTGCTTTGCAGGCAAACGCCGGTCGTATCTATTTAGGGCTGCTTGATTTCCTGAAAAACCGCCTGGCGGTTTTAGGATTGCTGATTATTGTTATTCTTGGTCTCACGGCTTTGTTTGCACCTTACATTGCTCCTTTTGATCCTATTGCAACGGATTTGACTCAACGTCTTCAACCCCTGTCAACAGATCATTTGTTCGGTACAGATGAATTTGGCCGCGACATTTTCAGTCGGGTTGTCTGGGGTTCCCGTTTAACTTTGTATGTCATCGGTCTGGTGGCAATCATTGCTGCGCCAATAGGAATTATTGTGGGGACCGTATCCGGGTATTTTGGTGGTTTTATTGATACCGTATTGATGCGGATGACCGATATTTTTCTGGCGTTTCCAAAACTTATTCTTGCTCTGGCTTTTGTTGCCGCACTGGGACCGGGGATAGAAAATGCCATTATAGCCATTGCTATAACCTCATGGCCGCCCTATGCCAGAATTGCCAGAGGTGAAACCATTACCATCAGAAATTCAAATTTTATTCGTGCAATCCAACTTCAAGGCGCTGGATCAGTTCGTATTATAACCGGGCATATCATGCCGCTTTGTTTGTCTTCTTTGATTGTCCGTGTGACTCTGGATATGGCAGGAATCATTCTGACGGCAGCTGGTCTCGGTTTTTTAGGTCTTGGAGCGCAACCGCCGTCCCCTGAATGGGGGGCGATGACGTCCAGTGGCCGTGCTTACATTCTTGACCACTGGTGGATCATCACCATGCCGGGAACCGCTATTTTTATTGTCAGTCTGGCTTTTAATCTTCTTGGTGATGGTTTGCGTGAAGTTCTTGATCCCAAGAGCGATGCTTGA
- a CDS encoding ABC transporter ATP-binding protein, giving the protein MAEYEHLLDVKNLNISFPSTKGVVQAVKDISFSLGKEKIGIVGESGSGKSVSGRAVLRLLPPYAQVSAAEISFKGEDLLKLSEKEMRKIRGREIAMVMQDPKYSLNPVRTVGEQISEAYIVHCNATKREAHRQTLKMLEAVRIREPEKVYRLYPHEVSGGMGQRIMIAMMLIPDPSLLIADEPTSALDVTVQLQVLAILDDLVSERGMGLIFISHDLELVSSFCDRVIIMYGGRIMEIIDAADLHHSTHPYTRGLINCLPKIETGKQRLASLVRDAAWLDADFSAPLAG; this is encoded by the coding sequence ATGGCAGAGTACGAACATTTGCTTGACGTTAAAAATCTCAATATTTCGTTCCCTTCCACTAAAGGAGTTGTTCAAGCTGTAAAAGATATCAGTTTTTCTCTGGGTAAAGAGAAGATTGGTATTGTCGGTGAATCCGGATCAGGCAAGTCTGTGTCTGGACGAGCTGTGTTGCGTTTATTGCCACCCTATGCTCAGGTTTCAGCTGCAGAAATTTCCTTTAAGGGGGAGGATCTGCTTAAACTCAGTGAAAAAGAGATGCGTAAGATCAGGGGGCGAGAAATTGCTATGGTCATGCAGGATCCGAAATATTCTCTAAACCCGGTCCGAACGGTCGGTGAACAGATTAGTGAGGCTTATATTGTCCATTGTAACGCGACAAAGCGGGAAGCCCATCGACAGACTTTGAAAATGTTAGAAGCCGTTAGAATCAGGGAGCCTGAGAAGGTTTACCGGCTTTATCCTCACGAGGTTTCAGGTGGTATGGGGCAGCGGATTATGATTGCGATGATGCTTATTCCTGACCCCAGTTTGTTAATTGCTGACGAGCCGACCTCAGCTCTGGATGTCACAGTTCAACTACAGGTATTGGCAATACTCGATGATCTGGTGAGTGAGCGTGGCATGGGGTTGATTTTTATTTCTCATGATCTTGAGCTGGTATCATCGTTTTGTGATCGGGTTATTATCATGTATGGAGGACGTATCATGGAGATTATTGATGCTGCCGATTTACATCATTCGACCCATCCCTATACTCGTGGGCTGATAAACTGTTTGCCAAAAATTGAAACTGGAAAACAGCGGCTTGCATCTTTGGTGAGAGATGCCGCTTGGCTTGATGCCGATTTCTCTGCTCCGCTAGCTGGATAA
- a CDS encoding ABC transporter ATP-binding protein gives MVNIENLNMTFGHGLEKNHAVKAVSFKVAKGESFGLVGESGSGKSTVLNCISGLLNRWQGTIEIDGQQVGQKRNLAFYRKVQLVFQDPYGSLHPRHTIDRILKEPLVIHGFKSVNQRVEQALREVGLGPEFRFRYPHQLSGGQRQRVAVARALILEPEIILLDEPTSALDVSIQAEVLNLLQDIRVERNLTYIMVSHDLAVVSYMCDNIAVMNRGAVVEMINASQLKSGDLQELYTRQLFTASKGYDRAAIDMFQDF, from the coding sequence ATGGTGAATATCGAAAATCTTAATATGACTTTTGGTCATGGTCTGGAAAAGAACCATGCGGTTAAGGCTGTCTCTTTCAAGGTGGCAAAAGGTGAAAGTTTTGGTTTGGTTGGTGAATCAGGTTCCGGAAAGTCAACTGTTCTGAATTGTATTTCTGGCTTGTTGAACCGCTGGCAGGGGACCATTGAGATTGATGGGCAGCAGGTGGGGCAGAAGCGAAATCTGGCTTTTTACCGTAAAGTACAGTTGGTGTTTCAGGATCCTTATGGATCTTTGCATCCACGCCACACCATTGATAGAATTCTCAAAGAACCTCTTGTTATACACGGATTTAAATCCGTCAATCAGAGGGTTGAACAAGCACTCAGAGAAGTTGGCCTGGGGCCTGAATTCAGGTTTCGTTATCCTCATCAGCTTTCCGGTGGACAGAGACAGCGTGTTGCGGTTGCTCGGGCACTGATTCTTGAACCTGAAATTATCCTGCTTGATGAACCCACGTCTGCTTTGGATGTTTCAATTCAGGCAGAAGTTTTAAATCTGCTGCAGGATATTCGTGTTGAGCGCAATCTGACCTATATCATGGTGAGTCATGATTTAGCAGTTGTTTCATATATGTGTGATAATATTGCGGTTATGAATCGTGGTGCCGTCGTTGAGATGATCAATGCATCACAACTCAAAAGTGGTGATCTTCAAGAACTTTACACCCGGCAACTTTTTACTGCCAGCAAGGGTTATGATCGGGCAGCAATTGATATGTTTCAGGATTTCTAG
- a CDS encoding NlpC/P60 family protein — translation MTASACVNVSVSNHYREPSSTSEVVTQGLLGEQLEVLEEHPTHLHVRQADGYESWVPEDLVTFMPKPQGEKILVRSHFMRIYEHPNIQSMALREAVIGSTLTSIDEQEDWFRIVLPDGTLGWAEKCHFGTFPEGTGANILNLAREFLGYSYFWGGRTPKGFDCSGFVQTVFQLHGVILPRDSWQQQQLNLLSTNHLDARPGDLLFFSSVPDKVTHVAISLGDQQYIHASGWVSLDSFRETDTFFTRQRLNHFTSVNRFLS, via the coding sequence ATGACAGCTAGCGCCTGCGTCAATGTGAGTGTGAGTAATCATTATCGTGAACCTTCAAGTACGAGTGAGGTGGTGACACAGGGGCTGCTCGGTGAGCAACTTGAGGTTTTAGAAGAACATCCCACCCACCTTCATGTTCGACAGGCCGATGGCTATGAAAGTTGGGTTCCGGAAGATCTTGTCACTTTTATGCCTAAGCCGCAAGGGGAGAAAATTCTGGTGCGCAGTCATTTTATGCGCATTTACGAGCATCCAAACATTCAGTCTATGGCTTTGAGAGAAGCTGTTATCGGGAGTACTTTGACGTCAATTGATGAGCAGGAAGATTGGTTTCGAATTGTTCTTCCCGATGGAACTCTTGGCTGGGCTGAAAAATGTCATTTTGGCACCTTCCCGGAAGGAACAGGGGCCAATATCCTTAATTTAGCGCGTGAATTTCTTGGCTACTCCTATTTCTGGGGGGGACGGACACCGAAAGGATTTGATTGCTCCGGATTTGTCCAGACGGTTTTTCAATTACACGGAGTCATTTTGCCACGGGACTCCTGGCAACAACAACAGTTGAATCTATTATCCACGAATCATCTTGATGCCCGTCCCGGTGATCTTCTTTTCTTTAGTTCTGTTCCAGACAAAGTGACTCATGTTGCAATATCTCTCGGTGATCAGCAATATATCCATGCGAGCGGCTGGGTCAGCCTGGATAGCTTTAGAGAAACAGACACTTTTTTTACCCGACAGCGATTGAATCACTTTACGTCGGTCAATCGCTTTCTTTCATAA